From Blattabacterium cuenoti, a single genomic window includes:
- a CDS encoding SanA/YdcF family protein: protein MKRIFFLFISFIIFCYFGISFWSIRKSYNSINYIPYNTFGVVLGTSKYLHGGGINAYFKYRIDAACFLFHHKKIRYIIVSGDNREKNYNEPKMMKKELIKKGVPSYFIYEDFYGISTLHSIVRVHKIFHQKKFTIISQKFHNERAIFIANCFGLDVIGFNAKSLTFDSKIQVREVFARIKALWDIIFFKKKIRKYQEI, encoded by the coding sequence ATTAAACGTATATTTTTTCTTTTTATTTCATTCATTATATTCTGTTATTTTGGAATAAGTTTTTGGTCAATAAGAAAAAGTTATAATTCAATTAATTATATTCCATATAACACATTTGGTGTTGTTTTAGGTACTTCTAAATATTTACATGGAGGAGGAATTAATGCTTATTTTAAATATAGAATAGATGCAGCTTGTTTCCTTTTTCATCATAAAAAAATACGTTATATTATTGTAAGTGGAGATAATAGAGAAAAAAATTATAATGAACCCAAAATGATGAAAAAAGAATTAATTAAGAAAGGAGTTCCTTCTTATTTTATATATGAAGATTTTTATGGAATTAGTACTTTACATTCTATTGTCAGGGTTCATAAAATTTTTCACCAAAAAAAATTTACGATTATATCTCAAAAATTTCATAATGAAAGAGCTATTTTTATAGCGAATTGTTTTGGTTTAGATGTCATTGGTTTTAATGCGAAAAGTCTTACTTTTGATAGTAAAATACAAGTCAGAGAAGTTTTTGCGAGAATTAAAGCTTTATGGGATATTATATTTTTTAAAAAAAAAATTAGGAAATATCAGGAAATATAA